Part of the Grimontia kaedaensis genome is shown below.
TTGGTAACTACCAGAAGATCGGTAAAACCACTCAGTTCGTTGATGTTCTGACACCAGCAGAGCGCCCAGAAGCAGGCCCAGGTCTGTACTTCATGGACACCTCTTCTGCGGCGGCAGAGTGTGTGACGCTGCAGGCAGCTGCAGGCTTCGCGGTTCACCTGTTCCCAACAGGGCAAGGCAACGTCATTGGTAACCCCATTGTGCCGGTTATCAAAATCACTGCTAACCCTCGTACCGTGCGTACCATGGGTGAGCACATCGATGTAGACGTTTCCGGCATTCTGCGCCGTGAGCTGAATCTCGACACAGCGGGTGATGCGCTGATCGACATGACGCTGCGTACCGCAAACGGCCGTGCAACTGCAGCGGAAGCGCTGGGTCACCGCGAGTTCGTTCTGACCAAACTGTATCGAAGCGCATAATCATTTCGCTTATTCGGCGCGGCAATCATTTGATACAGCAAGACCGACGCTGGGGAAACCCAGCGTCCTTTTCCTTACCATTCGCAGGAGCCAGTTATGCCTGTGTTTATCGACCCTTCGGAAGCTAAATCTCTGGCCGCACAAGCGCTGGAAAACGCTGGCGTTACATCGGCTAATGCTAAATCTGTCGCCAACGCCCTTATTCAAGCGGAAATTGATGGTCAATCCGGTCACGGACTCGCCCGTCTTGCGGCCTACATTGAGCAAGTCAAATGCGGAAAGGTGATGGGCGATGCGACCCCCAAGGTTGATACCCCGAAACCCGCGGTTTGTCATATCAATGCAGAACTCGGCTTTGCCTTTCCTGCTATGGACAAGCTTGTATCCCTGCTTCCAGCCATGGCAAAAGCACAAGGTATTGCGTTAGCCACGGTAAACCGTTCTCACCATTTTGGACAGGCCGGATTCCACGCAGAACGTATAGCCAAGCAAGGTTGTATTGCCTTGGTGTTTTCAAACAGCCCGAGCGCTATTGCGCCTTGGGGTGGAAAAAAAGCTCTCTTTGGCACTAACCCTATCGCATTTGCCTGCCCACGTGACGGCGCACCGCCGCTGGTCATCGACATGAGCTTGAGCAAAGTGGCCCGCGGCAAGGTATTGGTCGCCAGAAAAAACGGCGAAACCATTCCTGAAGGCTGGGCGATCGATACCAATGGTGAGCCAACCACAGACCCTGATGCAGCAGTGAAAGGTTCGATGCTCCCTATCGGCGATGCCAAAGGGGCTGCGCTCGCGCTCATGGTCGAAATTCTGTCAGCAAGTCTAACCAGTGCCCTTTATGGCTTTGAAGCGTCAAATTTCTTCGATACTGAGGGTGAGCCACCCGCTATCGGACATTCTGTCATCGCCATCGATACGACTGTTTCTGGAACACAATTTGCTGAACGCCTTGAGTTACTCCTCAACACCATGTGTGAGCAGGAGAGCGTTCGCTTGCCCGGACAGCGTCGAATTGTCCGCCGTGAACGCGTACTCAAAGAAGGCTTACACCTTACCGATGCCACCATGAAAGAACTACGGGAATTAGCTCAACTAACAAATAATCAATAACATGGAAGTTATTCATGCAATCACAACTAAAACAACGTATCCCTAATTGGCAGTCACTTAGCCAAAGTGCCCGTACCCTTGCGCCTGGTCTTTTACTTTCCGTCACCGTCGCTGCTGCAGCCACCTTTCTCGCAGCACATTATGGTGCACCGCAAATGCTCTTTGCCCTCTTGCTGGGCATCGCGTTTCACTTTCTCGCTGATGATTCCAAGTGCCAGGCAGGCGTTGAGTTTGCTGCCAAAAAGGTACTTCGATTTGGCGTGGCTTTACTTGGTCTTCGCATTACGGTGGAAGAAATGACTTCTCTCGGGTGGGAAGTGCTGGTTTGGGTGGCGCTAGGCATTGCACTCACTATTTCTATCGGCATGTTGGTGGCGAAAATTCTCGGCCGCCGCATTCAGTTCGGCGTGTTGACGGGCGGCTCCGTCGCCATTTGTGGTGCATCTGCTGCGCTGGCTATTTCGGCCGTTCTACCTAAACACCCTTTCAGTGAACGCAACACACTGTTTACGGTAATCGCTGTCACCGCATTTAGCACCATTGCCATGGTCATCTACCCCATCTTCGTTAACCTTTTAGGCTTTGATGACCGACTGGCTGGCATTTTCATCGGCGGTACCATTCACGACGTCGCGCAGGTTGTTGGTGCAGGCTATTCTATTTCCCCACAAGCTGGTGAGTTCGCTACCATCACCAAACTGCTGCGCGTGGCTTTACTGGTTCCCGTGATTCTGGTGATTTCCCTATATTTCCGCAGTCATCCTGACAAAGACAGCGAGAAAGCAGATATCCCACTGCTTCCGTTTTTCGTTGTCGGCTTCTGTATTTGCGTCGCCATTAACAGCGCCCACATTCTGCCCGTCGGAGTGACAAACACACTATCTGGACTCTCATCCTGGTGTCTGGTTTCGGCAGTTGCTGCTCTGGGGATTAAAACCTCTGTGAAGAAGCTTTTCACCATCGGCTACGAGCCGATTCTGATGGTGGTGATTGAGACAGTCGCCATTGCAGCTTGGGTATTAGTGGGGATTTATTGGTTCTTCTAGATCCTCACCACATCCACAGCCACACTTAGGCTGTGGGTGTCACCACCTTCAAATACCACGCCTTGCAGCGGTGTGATATCAGCATAATCCCTGCCCCATCCTGTCACGATATGTTGGTCGCTGGCGATGAGGTTGTTCGTCGGGTCGAACTCCACCCAGCCCAAATCAGGGACGAAAATCGCGAACCAAGCATGAGAAGCATCTGCCCCCACCAACCTTTCCTGTCCAGGAGGCGGCAAGGTTTCGATATAGCCACTCATATAACGGGCGGCAAGGCCTACCGAGCGGAGGCAGCCAATCGCGAGTTGGGCATAGTCCTGACACACACCGCATTTTTGCTCCAGCACTTGCTCTGGTGGTGTGGTGACATCCGTCGCAGCAGGATCGAAGGTAAACTCGTTGAAGATTTTGCTGGTCAACGCCATGGTGGCTTTCAGCACGGGTTGATCGTCTTGAAACAACTCATCAACGAAAGCAGCAAGCTTGTCTGAACGCATTATTTGCGCTGAATCCAACACAAACTCACTCGCCATTCTGGCTTCTTCGTTCTCTGTGCGTTTTAGAATGGCCCTCAGCTCACCACAGGTTAGCGTGTGAGTATCAATCATCTCGCTCCATGGCGTCGGCTGCACATCCAGATAACTGACAACATCAATCGTCAATGTCTGGTGCGGTTCCTGAATCGAGAAATAAAACGTCTTGTTGCCGTAGTAATCCACACCCTCATTTTGGTAAACCGGCGAAGGCGTCACATTCAGCCAGTAGTTATAACAACGCTGATTATCAGTATCGCGCGGCACCAGGTGCGCCATGTTGTAGCAAAGGCTCACAGGCGCACTGTAGGAGTAGGTTGTTTTATGTTGGACCCGGAATTTCATACGTCCAATTTCCATTTAGGTTTGATGAGCTGTTGCGGTCCAGCAGTGTGGTCGAAGTACCTGTCTGCAATGAGTGATGTGAACTGTTCCAGATTCACACTGACGCTGTTTAATTGCGCTTCAAGCGCTTCGCGTCGATTGTCTTCATTTGCCGTTGAAAGCGCATTGAGGTCGACCTGTTGAATGTCACTCAGGGTTTTCAGGATCACACGGTTTTCCGGTGTCCAGCCACCTGGGACATAGGATTGATGCTTCGGCAACATATCAAGGAATTCGCGAAGCCTTTCGATTTGGTACACCAGCGCCCTTGGGTTGGTGCGGTCAATCATCAGCAGATCGAGACCAAAGGGTACCCGAGCTTTAGTGCGGTATCGGCGACGGAAAGAGATCAGCGCTTCCACGCTCAGTAATACCGATTCCAACACCTGTTGCTGCGGCAGGCTTGGTAACTGCTCTACCAACGTGGATTTCAACAAGGTAACAGTCTGGATTGCGCGCTCTGTGCGTTGACCCATTTGCAGGAATAACCAGTCGTGTCCACGCAGCATACTTTCGTTACTTAAACCGGATAGCGCCAAAAGGGATGTTACCAACCCATCCAGTGATTCTTCCGGCGCTTCCGGCAACCCATTCATGAAAGCACGGTCAATCTCGTAGAGGTTATCCCGCATTCGGTTAAGGATAATGCGGGTATCTGCCGACAAACGCTCCCTCACCTGCTCGCCGCAAGCCAGCATCGCCAAGAGGTTTGATTTGATGGAGCCGACACGATTGCCATTGGTCACCAAGTCTGCCAGTTCACCTTCTGGATTTTCGAAAAGGTCTTCATCGCCTTCCGTGAAGCCCGGCAAACAGCGCGTTTGCAGAGAAACCGCTTTTAGTAACGTATCCCGGCTTTCAGTCTCCAGAAGCTCCAAACCACTGAGTTGCTTGAACACCACCCGGATAAGGCGAATGCTCATTTCTGCACGTTCGGCGTAACGACCAAACCAGAAGAAGTTATCGACCACACGGCTAGGCAGATTGCCTTCCTGAACGAGTTCAAAGCCCGCACGTTCTAGCAATAACTGGTGAGTGTGGTCAGGTTTATCTGCGGTAATCCAGAAATCTTTGCTGCGGGAGCCTGAAAGGTGGGTGACAACATAATCATCCTGCGCATCCGCCACGCGGCTCAAACCGCCCGGCATCACCGCATAGCTTTCCCCATCTGCCACACAGAACGCTTTCAAGAGGCTTGGACGGCTTTCCAACGAACCGTCACACCAAACAGGGATCAATGAACCCGGCACATAACTTTGCGCCACATAGTGATTCGGATTTTTACGGATCTTCGCCAGAATGGCCTGCTTTCCCGCTTCGTCGAGGCTATGGCCATACACGGACATGCCTTGAGAGCGACGGTACGCAGGCTTAATAATCAAGGAATCCAGATGACTTTCGACGTATGCCAACGCATCCGGATGACCACACCAATAAGAAGTGACGTTCTTGAGCTTTAGTGGCTCATTAAGGTAAAACTCACACAGCTTTGGCAGGAAAGACATCAAGGCTGGCGATTCCAACACCGCGCTACCCAGCGGGTTAGCCAGAATCACATTCCCGCTGCGTACCGCTTCCAACAACCCTGGAATCCCATACATAGAGAAGGCGCTGAGTTCGACCTGATCGCAGTCGTTATCGTCTGTTCGGCGCAGAATCACATCTACGGGTGACAGGCCGTTGATCGACTTCAACCAGACTTTGCCGTTTCGGACGGTCAGATCTCCGCCTTGCACCAAGGGATAACCCAAGTAGTTCGCGAGATAAGTATGTTCGTAATAGCTACTGCTGGAAGAACCTGGTGTGAGAACCACAATCTTCGGGTCATCGGTTTTGTGAGCGGCCAGCTCTGTCAGCGTATTTCGCAGCGTTTGGAAAAAGCTCGAGTGGCGTTTTACATAACTGTGGCGGAAGATCTTGGAGTGAACGCGGGAAATCACCGAACGGTTTTCAAGCGCATACCCCATTCCTGCTGGCGTCTGCGTCTGATCACCAATCGCCACAAAGTGACCAGAACTGTCGCGGATTAAATCCGTCGCTTGCAGGATAAGGTGTTTTTCGCCCGGCATACGGATGCCGTAACATTCCCGAATAAAATCAGGATGACTGAAGACAATTTCAGGCGGGATGATGCCTTCTTTGATGAGCCGTTGTTCACCATATATGTCCTTCAGGATGCGGTTAAACAACTCTGCTCGCTGGCTCAGTCCGGCTTCAACCTGTTGCCAGGCATTAGCATCGATCACATTGGGGAGAATATCCAGCGACCAGACATCTGGCGACAAGGGATCGTTTTTCAGATCGTACGTCGCCCCAT
Proteins encoded:
- a CDS encoding Ldh family oxidoreductase; the protein is MPVFIDPSEAKSLAAQALENAGVTSANAKSVANALIQAEIDGQSGHGLARLAAYIEQVKCGKVMGDATPKVDTPKPAVCHINAELGFAFPAMDKLVSLLPAMAKAQGIALATVNRSHHFGQAGFHAERIAKQGCIALVFSNSPSAIAPWGGKKALFGTNPIAFACPRDGAPPLVIDMSLSKVARGKVLVARKNGETIPEGWAIDTNGEPTTDPDAAVKGSMLPIGDAKGAALALMVEILSASLTSALYGFEASNFFDTEGEPPAIGHSVIAIDTTVSGTQFAERLELLLNTMCEQESVRLPGQRRIVRRERVLKEGLHLTDATMKELRELAQLTNNQ
- a CDS encoding circularly permuted type 2 ATP-grasp protein, which translates into the protein MMNDSDTELEGAVSPLTYLQQGNGDAFDEVYEENKKVRAHWEPILSHFSGLRAERLDELHRRAQRILRDDGATYDLKNDPLSPDVWSLDILPNVIDANAWQQVEAGLSQRAELFNRILKDIYGEQRLIKEGIIPPEIVFSHPDFIRECYGIRMPGEKHLILQATDLIRDSSGHFVAIGDQTQTPAGMGYALENRSVISRVHSKIFRHSYVKRHSSFFQTLRNTLTELAAHKTDDPKIVVLTPGSSSSSYYEHTYLANYLGYPLVQGGDLTVRNGKVWLKSINGLSPVDVILRRTDDNDCDQVELSAFSMYGIPGLLEAVRSGNVILANPLGSAVLESPALMSFLPKLCEFYLNEPLKLKNVTSYWCGHPDALAYVESHLDSLIIKPAYRRSQGMSVYGHSLDEAGKQAILAKIRKNPNHYVAQSYVPGSLIPVWCDGSLESRPSLLKAFCVADGESYAVMPGGLSRVADAQDDYVVTHLSGSRSKDFWITADKPDHTHQLLLERAGFELVQEGNLPSRVVDNFFWFGRYAERAEMSIRLIRVVFKQLSGLELLETESRDTLLKAVSLQTRCLPGFTEGDEDLFENPEGELADLVTNGNRVGSIKSNLLAMLACGEQVRERLSADTRIILNRMRDNLYEIDRAFMNGLPEAPEESLDGLVTSLLALSGLSNESMLRGHDWLFLQMGQRTERAIQTVTLLKSTLVEQLPSLPQQQVLESVLLSVEALISFRRRYRTKARVPFGLDLLMIDRTNPRALVYQIERLREFLDMLPKHQSYVPGGWTPENRVILKTLSDIQQVDLNALSTANEDNRREALEAQLNSVSVNLEQFTSLIADRYFDHTAGPQQLIKPKWKLDV
- a CDS encoding YeiH family protein — its product is MQSQLKQRIPNWQSLSQSARTLAPGLLLSVTVAAAATFLAAHYGAPQMLFALLLGIAFHFLADDSKCQAGVEFAAKKVLRFGVALLGLRITVEEMTSLGWEVLVWVALGIALTISIGMLVAKILGRRIQFGVLTGGSVAICGASAALAISAVLPKHPFSERNTLFTVIAVTAFSTIAMVIYPIFVNLLGFDDRLAGIFIGGTIHDVAQVVGAGYSISPQAGEFATITKLLRVALLVPVILVISLYFRSHPDKDSEKADIPLLPFFVVGFCICVAINSAHILPVGVTNTLSGLSSWCLVSAVAALGIKTSVKKLFTIGYEPILMVVIETVAIAAWVLVGIYWFF
- a CDS encoding transglutaminase family protein translates to MKFRVQHKTTYSYSAPVSLCYNMAHLVPRDTDNQRCYNYWLNVTPSPVYQNEGVDYYGNKTFYFSIQEPHQTLTIDVVSYLDVQPTPWSEMIDTHTLTCGELRAILKRTENEEARMASEFVLDSAQIMRSDKLAAFVDELFQDDQPVLKATMALTSKIFNEFTFDPAATDVTTPPEQVLEQKCGVCQDYAQLAIGCLRSVGLAARYMSGYIETLPPPGQERLVGADASHAWFAIFVPDLGWVEFDPTNNLIASDQHIVTGWGRDYADITPLQGVVFEGGDTHSLSVAVDVVRI